The stretch of DNA CCAGGCTCGTTCGGTTACGGCAGCGCGGCGACGCCGGCGCAGATCGCCGGATGGGACATCGACGCCCGTGGCGAGGACGGGGCAGGCCTGCCGCCAGGCAAGGGCACGGTCGACAGGGGCGCCGACGTCTATGCCGAGCAATGCGCCGCCTGTCATGGAACCTTCGGCGAAGGCGAAGGCCGCTTCCCCAAGCTGGTCGGCGGCGTCGGATCGCTCCGGGACGAGCGGCCGGAGCCGACGGTCGGCAGCTACTGGCCGTTCGCCCCGACCCTGTTTGACTATATTAACCGCGCCATGCCGATGCCTGCGCCGCACACATTGTCATCGGATGACGTTTATGCTTTGACCGCCTATATTCTGAGCCTGAACGACCTCGTTCCCCATGAATTCGTTGCCGATCGCAACAGTTTGCCGAAAGTCAAAATGCGCAATCGCGACAATTTCATCTGGACCGACCCACGGCCCGATACGATGGCCAAACCCTGCATGAATAATTGCGTCAATGCCGCCGATGTCAGGCTATCGTCGACGGCCGAAGGCAGAGACCTGACGCCACGCACGACCGGACCGCTCGACACGATGCAACCGAAATAGAAATTACGGAAACGCCTGTGACCGATCATTTTCTGACGAAATCTGCAAGGCTCGCGGCGCTTATGCTGGCGCTGGTGATCGGCGCGTTCGCATCCGCAGGCACCGCGCAGGCGC from Bradyrhizobium sp. AZCC 1693 encodes:
- a CDS encoding c-type cytochrome: MAVVAILLAAGNLAGAAEPGSFGYGSAATPAQIAGWDIDARGEDGAGLPPGKGTVDRGADVYAEQCAACHGTFGEGEGRFPKLVGGVGSLRDERPEPTVGSYWPFAPTLFDYINRAMPMPAPHTLSSDDVYALTAYILSLNDLVPHEFVADRNSLPKVKMRNRDNFIWTDPRPDTMAKPCMNNCVNAADVRLSSTAEGRDLTPRTTGPLDTMQPK